One Malassezia restricta chromosome III, complete sequence DNA segment encodes these proteins:
- a CDS encoding ribosomal protein L23 encodes MSSVLARRGLLSRRSARIPLHARTVVSAPTPTVTTAAAAPVQAPAPPMPARARQMLRWLWLEPSERHELQRYVDQADTSDAPAWFASAYAQARQYRMARSRRWLPSAELVGGDVQAFLRREMDTMHIQIERGEHPLLTLETWTAMDFDEKADVVLQRVWLRMSEEQRAAALTRVTYECARRLGWRSGFSSGFPGDDAPKDLVKRLTASIGKTDVRRELQAIEEQRAWDAWQRLSPEERRTEWQTAWQQRDRSMIYVDDAPTTRLHGAPAPRWYAVPQRAGSLQYLPNILIRLVRNHTPRGQAYDVWKATFRVPLHMHKHELRSYLLAVYGLRTTWARSMVYRSPIVFSAAKRRRVVGQGRTFKKVEVGLLEPFVFPSVSQAFLRTHLFSQEMMYEERRLLLKMTKGRRWRSHKSVTDLSRALDNHWEGHNAGAPAESADGQPSAQLLVRKRSVPTARHSNILSAISERRAQREARVRAFLDEKRSS; translated from the coding sequence atgtcgtcggtgTTGGCTCGGCGAGGCCTCCTCTCGCGACGGTCCGCCCGCATCCCTCTACATGCCCGCACGGTAGTAAGTGCACCGACGCCCACGGTGAcgacggcagcggcagcaccTGTGCAGGCACCTGCGCCTCCGATGCcggcgcgcgcacggcaAATGCTGCGCTGGCTGTGGCTCGAGCCGAGTGAGCGCCATGAGCTGCAGCGGTATGTGGACCAGGCGGATACTTCcgatgcgcctgcatgGTTTGCGTCGGCTTATGCCCAGGCGCGGCAGTATCGCATGGCccgctcacggcgctggctccCGTCGGCGGAGCTGGTCGGCGGCGATGTCCAGGCATTCCTGCGTAGGGAGATGGATACGATGCACATACAGATCGAGCGTGGTGAGCATCCCCTCTTGACGCTCGAGACATGGACCGCGATGGATTTCGACGAAAAAGCTGATGTGGTGCTCCAACGCGTGTGGCTCCGCATGTCGGAagagcagcgcgccgcggcacTGACGCGCGTGACATATGAATGTGCTCGCCGACTCGGCTGGCGCTCAGGCTTTTCTTCCGGCTTTCCtggcgacgatgcgccgaAGGATCTGGTGAAGCGCCTCACCGCGTCCATCGGCAAGAcggacgtgcgccgcgagctgcaggctatcgaggagcagcgcgcgtGGGATGCATGGCAGCGTCTCTCGCCCGAAGAGCGCCGTACTGAATGGCAAACGGCCTGGCAGCAGCGTGACCGCTCTATGATATACGTCGATGATGCACCTACGACACGGCTCCACGGTGCGCCCGCGCCGAGATGGTACGCcgtgccgcagcgcgctggCTCGCTGCAGTATCTTCCGAACATTCTGATCCGGCTCGTCCGGAACCACACGCCCCGGGGCCAAGCATACGACGTGTGGAAGGCCACGTTCCGCGTGCCGCTCCACATGCACaagcacgagctgcgctcgtACCTGCTGGCTGTGTACGGCTTGCGCACGACCTgggcgcgctcgatggTGTACCGCTCCCCGATTGTGTTCAGTGCCGCCAAGCGCCGCCGTGTCGTGGGCCAAGGCCGGACGTTTAAAAAAGTGGAGGTAGGTCTGCTGGAGCCGTTTGTCTTCCCCAGTGTGAGCCAAGCCTTCTTGCGGACGCATCTCTTTAGCCAGGAGATGATGTACGAAGAGCGGCGTTTGCTGCTCAAGATGACCAAGggccgccgctggcgcAGTCACAAGAGCGTCACGGATCTCTCGCGGGCCCTCGATAACCACTGGGAGGGCCACAATGCGGGGGCGCCGGCCGAGTCAGCCGACGGACAGCCctcggcgcagctgctcgtgcgcaaGCGGTCGGTGCCGACGGCGCGTCACAGCAACATTCTGTCGGCGATCTccgagcgccgtgcgcagcgcgaggcgcgtgtCCGGGCGTTCCTGGACGAAAAGCGCTCGTCATAG
- a CDS encoding gluconokinase, whose protein sequence is MIPFSYVYRKNAPIFSTMRTCIVVMGVAGAGKTTVGEALARAYGAPFCDADDLHTPAAVAKMARGEALTDEDRWPWIVRVREAAERAANPRCVVACSCLRRAYRDVLRATEMRVVFVYLPVDPAVVMDRLQRRRGHFMKADMLASQLATLEPPDADEAITVSQARVDDIVAELRDKI, encoded by the coding sequence ATGATACCTTTCTCGTATGTGTATAGAAAAAATGCGCCGATTTTCTCCACCATGCGCACCTGCATCGTGGTCATGGGCGTGGCCGGCGCGGGCAAAACGACggtcggcgaggcgctggcgcgcgcgtacgGAGCGCCGTTTTGTGATGCCGATGATCTTCATACGCCTGCAGCTGTGGCCAAGATGGCGCGGGGCGAGGCATTGACGGACGAGGATCGGTGGCCGTGGATCGTGCGTGTACGTGAAGCGGCGGAGCGCGCTGCGAATCCgcggtgcgtcgtcgcatGCTCGTGCCTTCGGCGTGCGTACCGTGACGTGCTTCGCGCGACAGAGATGCGCGTGGTGTTTGTGTACTTGCCGGTCGATCCTGCTGTCGTAATGGACCGActccagcgccgccgcggtcATTTCATGAAGGCCGACATGCTCGCGTCGCAGCTCGCTACGCTGGAGCCGCCCGATGCTGACGAGGCCATCACTGTGTCGCAGGCGCGTGTGGACGATATCGTCGCTGAGCTACGGGACAAGATCTAG
- a CDS encoding CCR4-NOT transcriptional complex subunit CAF120, whose protein sequence is MVVSAAANRGGRSSMESGSAGLRASFASVRSSIGAGVGDPHRMSFDRSESHASIRPMNAYQPLEDGPHRSSVSSAMFSGPRLSFSVDGPSFTFKSADLRRALELHEALARKAYMEGYLLVRHALGVDGQPDHRTNRFDTWTECFVQLRGTVLSLWEAQRLADAAQQGRDVPPMYINVTEALVDYIGMYVDAPLSDPGTRRTLYHVFALNSAGQNRVLFCFHIPPPCDPAKVEQRLSPKNAQHPEHAAVVEWRRIGLQYLQAWINAIRLASWERMRLDEIYTGALIRARLSAVKGADVADVSELAVRSPLVKGRHEGFVRARFMGSTEWRRCWMVVQSHWSDGEQATGLRRILRLGGDRTSVVAESTHPPPPPPGVIPSPAVAHFYDSRRSKQPFASLWHVRHVYAVYPSRAQLVEDSVLFKAEGSLPHASTTSATLHPRTSGWVMFMPDIPAGQARGANAEMMKWIIAMMDAFGLYGRPDQFAWDPRSAHSPFFAYPIGPFKDHLFLDRALAECLDISVEDHMATRQMLHDIMAARMRGEQTAIAPPLPAILSQSASQPAPAPTTPADALPTPRAPLSSEMPTDAAPAADARPGSGEALPSAALAAGTSPTGASSYGVLSSSVSSYQAAPASRADRDAAEAGAAPSAEADLTAPKKLKAAAFQARRSSMEPAVQAPPAPHPTFDQAYREYDHAAASGPSTSLYEALPTLPPVSSEMDELDRTLQALTTEPDTQPINPRHDLIYPWPIPEQAEQTPLSPIAEASQASAPPVSTQTQASAYAGTHSAPTDAPGASASSASPALPSTLSFLAPSVGASVHSDMEHETEAPVVQDYIEERQALPPVTSSVVTTSQPPRRAPMPSNDDDAYGVPDEQRSPPDAPRRRVMPIDDTGAYPSSFGRRQQPPQASSAHAKHASVRPGRMPGAVSQASHEWVDHDVEHDVPEAPADAPAPDPSEFWISPSTPASAHDPAPDPAPLPAAPSMAPSQPLPTARTKASAPPRTTFVKLDDPRASRAHPTQGLLATASQERLARNARQQEAREAGQALVQVPSKPPPPQAGLMGAIHSRHTSTAPGEQPRPARPASAAAPPVSSPPTPLWPQQQMMMHMYYWQQQQMMMMGMMPYMSRENMIAQQQAMQAAQQAYYQAYMQYAPSSAMPTPASSPGMPSMPMMPMMPMPMMDGSMPMMPTSSSSASHGSAARDSSAPSQRSSTAWDAPKSKSPPPPMARTHRA, encoded by the coding sequence ATGGTCGTGTCGGCGGCTGCGAATCGTGGAGGCCGCAGCAGTATGGAGAGTGGCAGTGCGGGACTGCGTGCCTCGTTCGCGAGTGTGCGCTCAAGCATCGGTGCCGGTGTGGGCGATCCACACCGCATGTCGTTTGACCGCTCGGAATCGCATGCGTCCATACGGCCCATGAACGCGTACCAGCCGCTGGAGGACGGGCCGCACCGGTCGTCGGTGTCGTCTGCCATGTTCTCGGGACCGCGTCTGAGCTTCTCCGTGGACGGGCCGTCGTTCACCTTCAAGAGCGCCGATCTTCGCCGTGCGTTGGAGCTTCACGAGGCACTCGCACGCAAGGCCTACATGGAGGGGTACCTGCTGGTGCGCCATGCCCTCGGTGTTGACGGCCAGCCAGATCACCGCACGAACCGCTTTGACACATGGACCGAGTGCTTTGTCCAGCTCCGCGGCACGGTCCTGAGTCTCTgggaggcgcagcgtctcgccgacgccgcgcagcagggccgcgacgtgccgcccaTGTACATCAACGTGACTGAAGCACTCGTGGACTATATCGGCATGTACGTCGATGCCCCCTTGTCCGACCCCGGCACCCGCCGCACCCTATACCATGTCTTTGCTCTGAACTCGGCGGGCCAGAATCGCGTCCTGTTCTGCTTCCATATCCCGCCGCCGTGTGACCCAGCGAaggtcgagcagcgcctctCACCCAAGAATGCGCAGCATCCCGAGCATGCCGCTGTCGTTGAATGGCGCCGCATCGGCCTGCAGTACCTGCAGGCGTGGATCAACGCCATCCGACTCGCGTCGTGGGAGCGCATGCGTCTCGACGAGATTTACACGGGCGCGCTCATCCGCGCGCGCCTCAGTGCGGTCAAGGGGGCTGACGTCGCCGACGTCTCGGAGCTTGCCGTGCGCTCACCGCTCGTCAAGGGCCGGCACGAGGGCTTTGTGCGCGCACGGTTCATGGGCTCGACAGagtggcgccgctgctggatgGTCGTCCAGTCGCACTGGTCGGATGGCGAGCAGGCCACCGGCCTCCGCCGCATACTCCGCCTCGGCGGTGATCGCACGAGTGTCGTGGCCGAGTCGACGCacccgccgccgccgcccccTGGCGTGATTCCGTCGCCGGCTGTGGCGCACTTCTACGactcgcggcgcagcaAGCAGCCCTTCGCGAGTCTGTGGCATGTGCGGCACGTATATGCCGTGTACCCGTcgcgtgcgcagctcgtAGAGGACAGCGTGCTGTTCAAGGCCGAGGGATCGCTGCCGCACGCGTccacgacgtcggcgacgcTGCACCCACGCACATCGGGCTGGGTCATGTTTATGCCTGACATTCCCGCGGGCCAGGCGCGCGGTGCGAATGCTGAGATGATGAAGTGGATTATTGCGATGATGGATGCCTTTGGGCTGTATGGTCGTCCGGATCAGTTTGCGTGGGACCCACGCAGCGCCCACTCGCCGTTCTTTGCGTACCCGATCGGGCCGTTCAAGGACCACCTGTTCCTTGAtcgcgcgctggccgagtGCCTGGACATCTCGGTCGAAGACCACATGGCGACGCGCCAGATGCTGCATGACATTATGGCCGCACGTATGCGTGGCGAGCAGACGGCGAtcgcgccgccgctgccggcgATCCTGTCGCAGAGTGCGTCGCAGCCCGCGCCGGCCCCGACGACGCCCGCTGACGCCCTcccgacgccgcgcgcaccgCTCTCGAGCGAGATGCCGACAGACGCTGCGCCCGCCGCTGACGCCAGGCCCGGTTCAGGGGAGGCGCTGCCTTCGGCCGCCCTCGCGGCCGGCACCTCGCCCACGGGCGCCTCTTCGTACGGTGTGCTATCGTCCAGTGTCTCTTCCTACCAAGCCGCGCCCGCATCCCGGGCAgatcgagacgctgcggaagctggcgccgcgccctcAGCGGAGGCAGATCTGACGGCGCCCAAAAAACTCAAGGCCGCTGCCTTccaggcgcgccgctcatcGATGGAGCCGGCGGTGCAGGCACCACCCGCGCCTCATCCCACGTTCGACCAGGCCTACCGCGAGTACGACCATGCGGCGGCGTCCGGCCCATCGACTTCCCTGTACGAGGCCCTGCCGACGTTGCCGCCGGTATCGTCGGAGATGGACGAATTGGACCGCACACTCCAGGCGCTCACGACCGAGCCGGACACGCAGCCGATCAACCCGCGGCACGATCTGATTTATCCGTGGCCGATCCCCGAGCAGGCGGAACAGACGCCCCTCTCGCCGATCGCCGAAGCATCGCAGGCCAGTGCGCCGCCCGTCAGTACGCAGACCCAGGCGAGCGCCTACGCCGGCACGCACAGTGCCCCGACcgatgcgccaggcgccaGTGCCTCGAGTGCCTCACCGGcgctgccatcgacgcTGTCGTTCCTCGCGCCCTCCGTCGGCGCAAGTGTGCATAGCGACATGGAGCACGAGACGGAGGCGCCTGTCGTGCAAGACTACATCGAGGagcgccaggcgctgccCCCCGTCACGAGCTCCGTCGTAACGACCTcgcagccgccgaggcgtgcgcccatgccgagcaacgacgacgacgcgtacggcgtgccggacgagcagcgcagcCCGCCGGATGCaccgcggcggcgcgtcatGCCGATCGACGACACGGGCGCGTACCCCTCGTCGTTTGGCCGCCGACAGCAGCCACCGCaggcatcgagcgcgcatgccaagcacGCGTCCGTCCGTCCAGGCCGCATGCCCGGCGCCGTGTCTCAGGCCTCGCACGAGTGGGTCGATCACGACGTCGAGCATGACGTGCCGGAGGCACCAGCGgacgcgccagcgccggaCCCCAGCGAGTTTTGGATCTCGCCGTCCACGCccgcgtcggcgcatgACCCGGCCCCCGACCCGGCTCCCCTGCCCGCGGCACCGAGCATGGCGCCTTCTCAGCCGCTGCCGACCGCCCGCACCAAGGCatccgcgccgccgcgcacgacgtTTGTGAAGCTCGACGATCcccgcgcatcgcgcgcgcacCCCACGCAGGGCCTCCTCGCCACCGCATCGCAGGAGCGGCTCGCACGGAACGCACGTCAACAGGAGGCACGCGAGGCCGGacaggcgctcgtccaggTGCCCtccaagccgccgccgccgcaggCCGGGCTCATGGGCGCGATCCACTCGCGCCACACGTCCACCGCGCCAGGCGAACAGCCGCGCCCGGCGCGCCCCGCgtcggcagctgcgcctcccGTGTCGAGCCCACCGACGCCCTTGTGGCCGCAGCAGCAAATGATGATGCACATGTACTActggcagcagcagcagatgatgatgatgggCATGATGCCGTACATGTCGCGCGAGAACATGAtcgctcagcagcaggcgatgcaagccgcgcagcaggcgtACTACCAGGCGTACATGCAATACGCGCCTTCGTCCGCCATGCCGACGCCCGCTTCCTCGCCAGGTatgccgagcatgccgatGATGCCGATGATGCCGATGCCGATGATGGATGGCAGCATGCCCAtgatgccgacgtcgtcttcgtccgCGAGCCACGGCTCGGCTGCGCGCGATAGCAGCGCGCCTAGTCAGAGGTCGTCGACGGCATGGGACGCGCCCAAGTCCAAATCtccaccgccgcccatggcaCGGACGCACCGAGCCTAG
- a CDS encoding nucleoporin POM152 yields the protein MAATTRERGEPRIPLAVVDAPTQRFYAAAVFVGVQAWKWTRIVALHWLHKAPVRGLGRSIEPTTLFSALLLDFALCYGIYWLAIPPRAPAVGAGVAAPPPPRRRGRRWYVVVFLLLAVLDVLSILQREALVRIATLTPGPAVWSVGERRVRLDHVVEPRAHIAGQHTVHIVPYGTARIDTSVSGTCMCLDERVRQVHIPIVLNQTSPPVSLTYSITDPATGHVTRHTIKHPKTSVYTKLADAEPDVPHGAKTLSLAERRRARRAARGAADVRDPVTVHYLRLEQTGLVRLESVLDRQSQAAHIVSEAITLVECPRASFVSAASDYCVGDEAQWQVMLHGTPPLTLTYAHARGERSLVHHTPGAPATIALDVPAAGAHALQLRHVRDVCGNVAYLNETSTAYVHAQAQVHWDAKQCVPGRPLKLLRTSDGLSLRVAVEMDESWDDKWDVEYVHRRDDRETVHTMRPLSRGTHAIHVRETGVYTLQSAASPHCVGRVSAPWTCEVVDVPPPRASIHFESIDDACAGTVGVKALSDLEGEPPFRLVYETQRDGAPTRHERIVRDQTRDELEFWPSTEGRVTYRFLELHDANYAHVPLDGPSFTHVAHPLATASFVGAERDHDAVVSSCGEPSVQADVAFTGHGPYTLEYAIRGAGAKEPVLHTLSHITESRATLAITLPPGHDAGRATVSLLSLRDGRGCVRRLATRDLRIDVRPPTAAVSFAAPWNVTLQEHEPAVLPLRLRGAPPWTVAYTRDGVVNGTVTLHDANEALTVHEPGTYTLTGVRDAHCSGQVVQDDTAQVVMRPRPQARFVGEAPTGIVALPPVCVHTPLEATIALQGHPPVHVKVQRTLLTDQGDTRVYAQTLASSEAHVSLPLGTRVPGTYMYHIMGTSDAYYADARPDTKALEYRVWPQPQAAWAPATPARRSACLGDTWAQAPTLQLRGTPPFRVDIEARPVHTEGHADAMRFTHTVHGTQWAVALPAPFQVPGTWEVRVLRVEDAHCRQDGTQPPPVVVDVVESAGVVAPTTREHYCVGERMDFVLQGTPPWTVTYTFDGATSRVTSRRAEFWRMADRPGVLRVLGAAHRTNACRQTHAPLERIVHALPSAHISAGQHHIESLHEGAQTEIVFQLRGEPPFSFTYQRTEPADTHARPRVLETHTVEAWHANEYRVPTSQEGTWSVVWMQDQWCQVSLGQVSGPAQWP from the coding sequence ATGGCCGCCACGACGAGGGAGCGTGGCGAGCCGCGCATACCCCTCGCTGTTGTCgatgcgccgacgcagcgctTTTATGCAGCGGCCGTGTTTGTGGGAGTGCAAGCGTGGAAGTGGACGCGTATTGTGGCGCTGCACTGGCTCCACAAGGCACCGGTCCGCGGCCTAGGGCGCAGCATCGAGCCGACGACGCTCTTTTCCGCGCTGCTCCTGGACTTTGCGCTGTGCTATGGCATATATTGGCTCGCGATTCCTccgcgtgcgcctgcagtgggcgctggcgtcgcggcgcccCCGCCGCCCCGACGCAGGGGGCGGAGATGGTACGTCGTGGTGTTCCTCCTCCTGGCGGTGCTGGATGTGCTGTCGATCttgcagcgcgaggcgctcgtgagGATCGCGACACTGACGCCTGGCCCAGCGGTATGGAGTGTCGgtgagcgccgcgtgcgtctcgaccatgtcgtgGAGCCACGCGCCCACATTGCCGGCCAGCATACGGTGCACATCGTGCCGTACGGCACGGCCCGCATCGACACGTCCGTCTCTGGTacgtgcatgtgcctggatgagcgtgtgcgccaAGTGCACATTCCGATCGTGCTGAATCAGACGTCGCCTCCTGTCTCGCTCACGTACTCGATCACGGATCCGGCGACCGGCCACGTTACGCGGCATACGATCAAGCACCCGAAAACGAGTGTCTATACAAAGCTGGCGGATGCCGAGCCGGAtgtgccgcatggcgcCAAGACGCTGTCGTTGGCGgagcgcaggcgcgcgcgccgcgcggcccgcggcgcagctgaCGTGCGCGACCCGGTCACGGTCCACTACCTGCGCTTAGAGCAGACGGGCCTTGTGCGCCTAGAGTCGGTGCTGGATCGGCAgtcgcaggcggcgcacattGTGTCGGAGGCCatcacgctcgtcgagTGTCCGCGTGCGTCGTTTGTCTCGGCCGCGTCTGACTACTGTGTgggcgacgaggcgcagtGGCAGGTCATGCtgcacggcacgccgccTCTGACGCTGACgtatgcgcatgcgcgtggcgagcgGTCGCTGGTGCATCACACGCCGggcgcgccggcgacgattgcgctcgatgtgccggcggccggcgcgcatgcgctgcagctgcgccatgtcCGCGATGTGTGCGGCAATGTGGCGTATCTGAACGAGACATCCACAGCGTatgtgcatgcgcaggcgcaggtgcaTTGGGATGCCAAGCAGTGTGTGCCGGGTCGCCCGCTGAAGCTGCTGCGGACGAGTGATGGCCTCTCGCTGCGTGTGGCCGTGgagatggacgagagcTGGGACGATAAGTGGGACGTCGAGTACGTCCACCGACGGGACGACCGGGAGACTGTGCATACGATGCGGCCGCTCTCGCGGGGCACGCATGCGATTCATGTGCGTGAGACGGGTGTGTATACGCTGCAGAGCGCTGCGTCCCCGCACTGCGTGGGCCGCGTCAGCGCGCCGTGGACGTGCGAGGTCGtggacgtgccgccgccgcgggCCTCGATCCACTTTGAGAgcatcgacgatgcgtGTGCCGGCACGGTGGGTGTCAAGGCGCTCTCGGATCTCGAGGGCGAGCCGCCTTTCCGGCTCGTGTacgagacgcagcgcgatggcgcgccgacgcggcacgagcgcatcgtgcgcgaccagacgcgcgacgagctcgagtTCTGGCCGAGCACCGAGGGCCGTGTGACGTACCGCTttctcgagctgcacgacgcgaATTACGCTCACGTGCCTCTGGATGGGCCTTCGTTCACGCACGTGGCACATCCCCTGGCGACCGCGTCGTTTGTCGGCGCGGAGCGCGACCACGATGCGGTGGTGAGCAGCTGTGGCGAGCCGAGTGTGCAGGCGGACGTCGCGTTCACGGGCCATGGTCCGTACACGCTCGAGTATGCGATccgcggcgccggagcCAAGGAGCCTGTGCTGCATACGCTGTCGCACATCACCGAGTCCCGCGCTACGCTCGCTATCACGCTGCCGCCCGGCCACGATGCGGGCCGCGCGACCGTCTCGCTGCTGAGCCTGCGCGATGGCCGTGGAtgtgtgcgccgcctggcgacgcgcgacctgcgcatcgacgtgcgcccaccgacggcggccgtgaGCTTCGCGGCCCCATGGAACGTGACGCTGCAGGAGCACGAGCCGGCggtgctgccgctgcgtctgcgtggtgcgccgccgtggaCCGTGGCGTACACGCGCGATGGCGTGGTGAACGGCACCGTGACGCTGCACGATgcgaacgaggcgctgacGGTGCATGAGCCCGGCACGTACACACTGAcgggcgtgcgcgacgcgcatTGCAGTGGACAAGTGGTGCAGGacgacacggcgcaggTCGTGATGCGCCCGCGCCCGCaggcgcgcttcgtcggcgaggcgcccacGGGCATCGTCGCCTTGCCGCCCGTGTGTGTGCACACACCGCTGGAGGCGACGAtcgcgctgcagggccATCCGCCCGTGCACGTCAAggtgcagcgcacgctgctcaCCGACCAGGGCGATACCCGCGTGTATGCACAGACGCTCGCCAGCTCCGAGGCCCATGTGTCTCTCCCGCTCGGCACGCGTGTGCCCGGCACGTACATGTACCATATCATGGGCACGAGCGATGCCTACTACGCCGATGCCCGGCCCGACACAaaggcgctcgagtacCGCGTGTGGCCGCAGCCCcaggcggcatgggcgcccgcgacgcccgcacgacgctcggCCTGCCTCGGCGATACGTGGGCGCAGGCCccgacgctgcagctgcgcggcacgccgccgtTCCGTGTGGacatcgaggcgcggccCGTGCACACCGAGGGCCATGCAGACGCGATGCGCTTCACGCACACGGTGCACGGCACGCAATGGGCCGTCgcgctgccggcgccgtTCCAGGTGCCAGGCACGTGGGAAGTGCGCGTCCTGCGCGTCGAAGACGCGCACTGCCGCCAGGACGggacgcagccgccgcccgtgGTCGTGGACGTCGTGGAAAGCGCGGGCGTCGTAgcgcccacgacgcggGAACACTactgcgtcggcgagcgcatggacTTTGTGCTGCAGGGCACGCCGCCATGGACCGTCACGTACACGTTCGATGGTGCGACGTCGCGCGTGACGtcgcgccgtgccgagTTCTGGCGCATGGCAGACCGCCccggcgtgctgcgcgtgtTGGGAGCCGCTCACCGCACGAACGCGTGTCGCCAGACCCATGCAccgctcgagcgcatcgtgcatgcgctgccgAGTGCGCACATATCGGCCGGGCAGCACCacatcgagtcgctgcaCGAAGGCGCACAGACGGAGATCGTGTtccagctgcgcggcgagcCGCCGTTTTCGTTCACATACCAGCGCACCGAGCCGGccgacacgcacgcgcggccgcgcgtgcTCGAAACACACACGGTCGAGGCGTGGCATGCGAACGAGTACCgcgtgccgacgtcgcagGAAGGTACGTGGTCCGTCGTGTGGATGCAGGACCAGTGGTGCCAGGTATCGCTCGGCCAGGTCAGCGGACCTGCACAGTGGCCATAA
- a CDS encoding large subunit ribosomal protein L33 translates to MAVKSKARVVIARLMSTAGTGYMYTTRRLRVMERLSMMKYDPIVKRHVLFKEVKGKK, encoded by the exons ATGGCTGTCAAGAGCAAGGCTCG cgtcgtcatcgcccGGCTCATGTCGACGGCCGGCACCGGCTACATgtacacgacgcgccgtcTGCGTGTGATGGAGCGTCTGAGCATGATGAAGTACGACCCGATCG TCAAACGCCACGTCCTGTTCAAAGAGGTCAAGGGCAAAAAATAG
- a CDS encoding fungal Zn(2)-Cys(6) binuclear cluster domain protein has product MELSSTHTTQPHTTLPNQPPVSSPSLSPPSHASSAASLSQRDVKAEQVVPRLDTSHGNKPLSHSSHSSSGQGNNKFRCRVAMACVHCRHRKIRCDGAQPSCYTCTRLQRKCEYERVSEQDNLLSRERKRLSRERKAARLAASASQGQAPPATQTKQRRAAADEKHHAPKADPVSPAALPPSFPVSIPPHVPPTEIAPALIQSPSDAMSVAWSSTHVTPGGEPKTPSTKDLMPWVTVPPYVDAIEASVPGLEATSSLAAPSATSTTEPDSLVSLRSTADPSLLELSAPPSALSDMSPTLSPTEPYFGSETGTSKSGDSISSEATHVDPLELTTSLDTPLKLFSDQPLPPSSTMAPTPHSLESEGHLGSRSDGPRLATGFSPLSPQLAPPSMDPMELGFEDGATGGAAGCVPVVDGVGSDVSSLYSSSLPISGHAGFGADLEPSSLPILSSWTHPTPIR; this is encoded by the coding sequence ATGGAGTTGTCTTCCACTCATACTACGCAACCACATACCACTCTGCCTAATCAGCCACCTGTATCTTCTCCGTCCTTGTCACCACCCTCTcatgcctcgagcgcggcgagtTTATCGCAGCGTGATGTCAAGGCGGAGCAGGTCGTGCCACGCCTCGATACCTCTCATGGCAACAAGCCCCTCTCGCacagcagccacagcagcagcggccAGGGCAACAACAAATTCCGCTGCCGCGTTGCCATGGCCTGTGTCCACTGCCGTCACCGCAAGATCCGGTgcgacggcgcccagcCCTCCTGCTATACATGTACGCGACTGCAGCGCAAGTGCGAATACGAGCGTGTGTCAGAACAAGATAATCTATTGTCTCGTGAGCGCAAGCGCCTAAGTCGCGAGCGCAAAGCCGCGCGGCTCGCAGCCTCGGCGTCGCAGggacaggcgccgccggctACGCAGACCAAGCAGCGacgagccgccgccgatgaGAAGCACCATGCGCCCAAGGCAGATCCCGTGtcgccggcggcgctccCGCCGTCGTTCCCTGTGTCTATCCCCCCTCATGTCCCGCCGACGGAAATTGCGCCCGCGCTCATCCAGTCGCCGagcgatgccatgtcggTGGCATGGTCGTCGACGCATGTGACGCCGGGCGGCGAGCCGAagacgccgtcgacgaagGACCTGATGCCGTGGGTCACGGTGCCGCCCTATGtcgatgcgatcgaggcgtCGGTGCCTGGGCTGGAGGCCACGTCGAGTCTGGCTGCGCCGtcggcgacgtcgacgacggAGCCCGACTCGCTCGTttcgctgcgctcgacggcAGACCCGAGTCTGCTGGAGCTCagtgcgccgccctcggcgcTTTCTGACATGAGCCCGACGCTCTCGCCCACCGAGCCGTACTTTGGCAGCGAGACGGGCACGTCCAAGTCGGGTGACTCGATATCGTCGGAAGCGACGCATGTGGATCCGCTCGAGCTGACGACGTCGCTCGATACACCGCTCAAGCTCTTTAGTGACCAGCCGCTCCCTCCGAGCAGCACCATGGCACCTACCCCCCACTCCCTCGAGAGCGAGGGCCATCTCGGTTCTCGCAGTGACGGCCCGCGCCTGGCGACGGGCTTCTCCCCGCTCTCGCcgcagctggcgccgccgtcTATGGATCCGATGGAGCTCGGCTTTGAGGATGGCGCCACgggcggcgctgcgggcTGTGTCCCtgtcgtcgacggcgtcggcagcgacgtCAGCAGCCTGTACAGCTCGTCGCTGCCGATCTCTGGCCACGCTGGGTTTGGCGCCGACCTGGAGCCCAGCAGCCTGCCGATCCTCTCGTCCTGGACGCACCCCACACCCATCAGATAA